From the Butyrivibrio fibrisolvens genome, one window contains:
- a CDS encoding C69 family dipeptidase gives MPCTTILVGKKASYDGSTMMARNDDSGAGGYTPKKFTVVKPKEQPRKYKSVISNAKIDLPDDPMQYTCVPNAVEGEGIWAASGINAAGVAMTATETITSNERVQGLDPCLDASLKKGGIGEEDLVVLTLPYIKSAREGVVRLGSLLEKYGTYEMNGIGFADKDEVWWLETIGGHHWIARRVPDEAYVVMPNQMGIDMFDLDDALGAQKEHMCSSDMREFIEKGHLDLSISEGFNARYAFGSHEDADHVYNTPRAWYMERYLNPHTYYWDGPTADYRPDSNDIPWSLIPEKKITEEDVKYLLSSHFQGTPYDPYASYGDPSMRGAFRSIGVNRTDFMSLLQIRPDAPAIQWVAFGSNVFNVMVPMYVNINEVPKFLGTCDADVSTDSFYWNSRLIGALANASYKTSLNLIERYQLKVHGKCHEIINRYDEELKNAKAGAAVKISEKANNETAKMVQEETRKVLNQVLKEASNVMKNSYARSDA, from the coding sequence ATGCCTTGTACTACAATACTTGTAGGTAAGAAAGCTTCTTACGATGGCTCGACTATGATGGCTAGAAACGATGATTCCGGTGCCGGTGGATACACTCCCAAGAAATTCACTGTAGTAAAGCCTAAGGAGCAGCCTAGAAAATATAAATCAGTTATTTCAAATGCCAAGATAGATCTTCCTGATGATCCTATGCAGTATACCTGCGTACCCAATGCTGTAGAAGGAGAAGGAATATGGGCAGCAAGTGGTATCAATGCCGCAGGAGTAGCTATGACAGCTACAGAGACTATAACTTCTAACGAGAGAGTTCAGGGACTTGATCCTTGTCTTGATGCGTCACTTAAAAAAGGCGGAATCGGTGAAGAGGATCTTGTGGTTCTGACACTGCCTTATATAAAGAGTGCAAGAGAAGGTGTAGTGCGTCTTGGATCACTTCTTGAAAAATATGGTACCTATGAGATGAACGGTATCGGATTTGCAGATAAGGATGAAGTGTGGTGGCTTGAGACAATAGGCGGACATCACTGGATCGCAAGAAGAGTTCCGGATGAAGCTTATGTTGTAATGCCCAACCAGATGGGTATAGATATGTTTGACCTTGATGATGCTCTCGGCGCTCAGAAAGAACATATGTGCTCATCTGATATGAGAGAATTTATAGAAAAAGGTCATCTTGATCTGTCGATTTCTGAAGGCTTTAATGCAAGATATGCTTTTGGTTCACATGAAGATGCAGATCATGTATATAACACACCAAGAGCATGGTATATGGAGAGATACTTAAATCCTCATACCTATTATTGGGACGGACCTACAGCAGACTATAGACCTGATTCTAATGATATACCATGGTCACTTATTCCTGAGAAGAAGATCACAGAAGAGGATGTTAAGTATCTTCTGTCAAGCCACTTCCAGGGAACACCGTATGATCCATATGCAAGTTACGGGGATCCTTCTATGAGAGGAGCATTCCGTTCTATAGGAGTTAACCGTACAGACTTTATGTCACTTCTTCAGATAAGACCTGATGCTCCTGCAATCCAGTGGGTTGCATTCGGATCCAATGTATTTAACGTAATGGTTCCTATGTACGTTAATATAAATGAAGTGCCCAAGTTCCTTGGAACCTGTGATGCGGACGTATCCACTGATTCTTTCTACTGGAACAGCAGACTTATAGGTGCTCTTGCCAATGCTTCATATAAGACAAGTCTTAATCTTATAGAGCGTTATCAGCTCAAGGTTCATGGAAAGTGTCATGAGATCATTAACCGTTATGATGAAGAGCTTAAAAATGCCAAAGCCGGAGCAGCTGTTAAGATAAGCGAGAAAGCCAATAATGAAACTGCTAAGATGGTTCAGGAAGAGACTCGCAAGGTTCTGAACCAGGTTCTCAAAGAAGCCAGCAATGTTATGAAGAATTCTTATGCCAGATCTGATGCATAA